The DNA window AGCCTGGAGGTTGTGTGTCGATCCCAGGGCGCGGTGTTTATGGAGGCTGTCTCCGATCTCGCGATCAACGACTTCGATAGGGCCCCACGTTACGTGACACAATGGAGGAAGCTCCTGTCTCTCAACGTGTCAGACGTTCTTAAAGGGGCCCCAACTCTTGTTATCCAGCTGACGTGGCTCAAAGGTGGAGCTGCCACGTTAGGTGTTGGTTTTAACCATTGTGTCTGCGATGGAATTGGCAGTGCTGAGTTTCTTAACTCTTTCGCTGAGTTAGCTGTGAGTCAAAACCGAGTTTCTGATTTGAAGCCCCAGCCCATTTGGGATCGCTACCTTTTTGATCCCATAAAGGCTTCTCATTGTTACTCAGCGAGTCTTATCGAGTTCAACCGAGTTCCCGACCTCTGTGGTTTTACAAGTCGCTTCTCTAATGAAAAGCTCGTCCCCACTTCAATAATATTCGATAAGAGGTGGCTAAACGAGTTACAGAAACTCGCTTTGTCAACGAGTGGACCTGTCGAGTTAGCATACACGTCTTACGAGGTACTATCAGCTCATGTATGGAGGAGCTGGGCCAGATCTCTAAACTTTCCGTCAAACCAAATCTTGAAGCTTCTTTTTAGTATAAATGTCAGAAACCGAGTGAAACCTAGCGTGCCCACTGGATACTACGGCAACGCATTTGTTCTGGGCTGTGCGCAGACAAGTGTTAAAGATTTGTCAGAGAAGGGCTTAGGTTACGCAGCCATGTTGATAAAAAGAGCTAAAGAGAGAGTGGATAACGAGTACGTAAGATCAGTGATTGAATTAGTGAGTCAGGCAAGAGCGTGTCCTGACTCAGTAGGTGTGTTGATCATGTCGCAATGGTCAAAGCTAGGGTTAGAGAGGGTTGACTTTGGAATGGGGAAGCCAGTTCACGTGGGTCCAATATGTAGTGACAGGTACTGTTTGATTTTACCTGTTCATAATCAACAGGATGCTGTTAAAGTGATGGTAGCTGTCCCTGCAAGCGGTGTTGACAAGTATGAGTTTTTGGTCAAGAGTCCATACTCTTGAGGACCATTAGGGTTTTGGCTCTTTCGTTGACTTGTACTATCAGTTTTGACATTTAGCTTTTCTCTGAGCTGGTGATCGAGTCCAATCGTGATCTAATGAGATTAGTACATGTAGTATTAATTGTtagctttttatctttttgaggAATGTGGTTGTCACGCCCGAGTTTTGTACTCTTTTTAGCTTTTCAAAAGCACGAGGAATCCAATGAAACGACTCCTTTTAATCGTTACTACATTCGACCTCCCTTGTGTCAGTTTGGACGGGATTTTGCTCATCGTTTgctacaaatatatttatatatatagtttgggGCTTGTCTCTCTtctaatttgatgtttttatacatgaaaaaacactttaagaTGCAAGTTGAATTGCATTATTAAATACACCCTAAATAAATTGAGTGTGAACATGTAATTAATCGTTTGTTTGACGCAATTATTGTttgaaatcataatttaaatatcCTGGCATACAAGGTAAGGACggggaaaaaaaactatgctcattcaaccaatttaatgtcCGGGATTACTGCGGTCAAGCATGAATGAAATGCATATTTTCACCCACCGAATCATAATATAGAAAGCGTGTTTAACATTATGATTGGACTGCGATCGCGAATTAGTGATATTAATGTTTCCTAAATTGGAGTTTTTTCCGTCCTAAAATAAGCTATAATTTGTcctagtattttttatgttgaggaATATATTCCTTTCATCGATGTTAAAATAGCAAATCCCATATGAAAATTACtgttaattatgtcattaatgTGTGTAATTGTGAATTAATCTCTctggtttaattaaaaaattaattaattagtgccttttattttaaaaaataattatttactaTCTTTATTGGTGTTAACTactttgatttaatattatattatttcccAAGAATGTCTACTTTCCTCAACAAACTTTtcataatatctatttttttatttttttacttcttgaaacaagaaatgaaaaaaagaagcataaaatagaaagaaaaaagactgaataattgattttttaggcaagaaggattaattaattcgtttttagaaaataaagagaatactttataatttagtcctccaatttctGGACTTCGCTTTCTCTGCTGTATGTTTCTTATTTAAAAGCACGTTGcttaatgatttgatttttttaactgtCTTATTTAGAAGTTGTGTTTATTGAATGAGCAGTCATAGGTTTTGAGTCCTGTCTAGTGTTGGCCTTCGACTGGTCGTGGAGGAGGCTCTCGTGTCAGATCTATTCATATTATTCAAATTGAACGCGTAACATGTTCTTGCACAAAATGCTCCCAAGATAATTAAGAAACTAATTACGCAAATATAGCCAATTTGACTTACTAATTTAAATCTCTCAGCGTATcgattaaaaaagttaaacaagAATATCTTTTGCCCCACCCACCTAAATATTCCTTTGGGCGCATCTTCGTGTAGGATTTCCAGACCAGACTCACCAgagtactatatatatatatatatatatatatatatatatatatatatatatatatatatatatgcaaagtCCTTGACAGAGTATAAAAATCTGACTCGCCGCTGACAGCTACTGAATCTATATAAATTAGCATCAAGGCACATGTGTACACCAAAGCTGAACCTTGAAGTACCcctctatttttaaataattcatttctATTATGAAAAGAGGGGGGGAAATGGAGGAGAGACACTATAATTAAGTTATTGTTTATATTGTGAcagtgatttaatttaaaaatatattaaaatatatttttatttatttatttatttttcaatatcaatacattaaaataatttaaaaatatataaaattaaattatttttaaaagcatggTCCCATGTGCGCTTCGGACTTTTGATGGTCGTGCCTGGGCCAACGAGACTCCAAACAAACTCTTCGGTAGTAGCAAGGCCCAGTATGACAATGCAATGCATATTGAGGAATTAACAGTTAAAATATGGAATACTTTTTGGCCCATGTCAAAAATGGACCTCGAATTTTACCATCAGCGCCACACGGCACAAGTGAGATTATTTGACCTTCgctttttttagctttcaaaacaaggcaattaaaaatttttagtaagtatttaaaaataaattgtttgtgttttttatttttaaaagtaaaattttatttttatcaaaataggtTAGAGGTCTCTGGTTTAAAAACATGGGATGTGGTGCTTTTTAAGATGAAGGGCTacttattttattctaaaaaccaaaataatctTCAGTATTATAAAATTGTAAAGGTATCTATAGTGCATTTACCCTGATATGTACATACATTGTCATTAcgtttcttaattaatttagttggtAGTTCtttttacttcaaaaaatacCATATGATGTtgtgattcttatttttttctttttttacctgtACTGTTCgtgatatttttaatgttttatgaaaaaaaaaattcattttcttaagaaatttaatttaattttttaaataaattatttaattcaagtATGTTATTTATGGTCATTtccatatttgtttattttattttattttattttttgatttacgtgggtgtccgggccaactTGCACGCACCATGACTAATCCCATggttcactgaacatcctgcaaacccagtgaacatgtaaggcaccgcgggggtgacagacgtGCACGGTGATGTTTGAActcaggatgcagaggaagggaacaagtcccttcaaccgctgggccaagacctcaagtgccacatctgtttattttttgtaagcATGAGTGGTAAATGTTTAGTAtacagctatttttttttttttaagaaacccTGTGCTACACCGCGGTTTGcatttttttccatgtaaaaaGCAATATTCAGGTACCTTAAGcgcattttaaataaataaaataaattaactctatttaattttcattagaTTATAAAAGATCATGCAACAATAGCAAacatacagttttttttttcttttttttatgaaaagacaACAACGGGGAAATATTCATGGAAgtgtaaaattagaaaaaaaaataaatccaggTCAACTCAGAATAATATGATGGACATTTAATATGGGTGATACGGAATGAGATAACATGTGATTACTCATAAAATTTATAGTCCAAATCATGAAATCATGATAgcttgatagaaaaaaaatcaaagaaaaccatataattaattattttataaaaaaagatatcaatctatactaatttttcaaacttatGATCCAAGTTATTAAACTGAaagtatcatataaaaaaaataataaagaataatccCTAACAAGTTAaacattgaataatgaaatggGAGAGGAATTGGCAAgacaaaatgatctaaaatataaatagtaattaaaacaacaagagtgaaaatcaaaatgaaaaaaaaattagaaggtaatcaaaagttttttattggagggttagatttaaaagaaaaataactctaagaaaaaaaaaaatgggaactaaattaaaataataataataacactataaatttggattgaaggatgaatttgaaaaatattaaaaactcatATAAAAAGGATAAGGAAAAGAATtggaaatcaaaaaaaaaatatggctcaaattaaaaaaaataagaaattaaaattgaatgaatagatcaaaaaaaaaaaaaaaacttctacaGAAAAGCggggaaaaattaagaaattaaaaaaaaagacaaattttttattggagggttaaatttaaaagaaaaatataaaaacaacaaggattaaacaaaaaataataacacaataaaaactttgattgaatagtaaaattaaaaattagtaaaattttaataataaaaaaacaaattcaaaataaccataatcaaattaatatatatctgTACACAGTAATAACACGACTCGAGATGTAGGAATAACCCTTGActatagaatttttatttttgactttAAAAGCATTTGTTCacctaaatttgaaaaaaaatgaaactatcTTACGCTCaggcatatttttttattgtctctAAAATATGCTAGTATTTTTATTgtgcatttaaaaataaaaaaaaccatatcacCCCATCAACCAAGacaaattttatatgatttggAGCTGTTATAATCCACGGTCTAATGCTATAACAAATACACTATTTAAACTTCCTCGTTACTTCTAgcatatttgttatttaaataattcaCATACGccgttgataaaaaaaatatcaaaatctaaAAGATTAGGTAGGTTTGGATAAGAATATCCATTCGATGTGGTGAAAATACAATTCTAGCCTTGGAAGAAATGGTgtttcattctaaaaaaaaaagaacgatgTTTCCCTAATGGCACTCTAGTCCCTGAAGCTTTTGAAAAAGCTGTTCTAGTTCATATATCTTTTGTTACAAATAGACCCTCAATTGGAACTTCTTGTTTGATAAATACATTTTAGTCCCTGCATTGAAAATTAAACCACACTAATGTtaatacttcaaattaattccatTCTAAAAGACCACACTAATGTTAATGTTGAcggtggtttttttattttttaagttttttgagaaataatttGCTTACGATGTCTCATCTATATTCTTACAAGGTTATGACTTCATATTATCCAATCCTAGTATGTTTTTTTCCCCCCACAAAAATACAGTAAATAATCAGAAGTAGAGCAGGACATCAAAGTGGGCTCTGAATGGAACAGCTCCCCTCCAACTTTTGCAGTAAGTAGTCACCCAGTGCGTCATTCATCAGAGCATAAAGACAGATTCTCCCTCTCCAACTCATCTATTTACACTTTAATACCCTTTGCCTTTGTGAGTTACGAGGCATTTGCTGGCTACCACGTGCTTGTATATCTCCTTCCTACAGTGTTCCAGTGTGGTGGCTAACTTTCCCTTGCCTGCTGACACCTCATCTTTACAtgcaaaaaattaaccaaatactCTTAACACCTTGCTTTGCTTCTTGACATGGAGTTCActgttttattttcaatgataACGATATATTTGAGccacttaatatattaattggAACTAAGTTTTTCCTTTACATGTGATATGATTGTTATCGAATAAGGTCAGTTGAATCAATTAATAAGATTTTGAACGTTTTTATCGACGAGCAGTggtttattttcatgttattttatatttaaatacgAAAAGGTTAAAACAAACGAAGATAATATAATACAGATACAACGTATTTGTAAATGAGTATGATAATTTGTCTTCTTTAGACTTTTTTTCCAAGTCGAATATGAAGTAGATAGTCTTCTGTTTAAATGCTCTAAATTAGCTCTCAATTTTCAAGATCTTTCTGTGTCATTTATAAACTTCCTGCAGCTGCCGATCCGGGAACCCGACTCCAGATTTTAGAAAGTTTACTTGGCTTGGCTATCCTCTCAGAGATTATCCGATGGATTGTTCATCAACTAAACCTACTAAAAGATGTAATCCACTGGGTCTCTGATAAAAGCTTGACAAAAAGTGACaacctttttaattaatgtatcaAAAGATATGAATGTTTCCTTATTTCAAACggggaaaaaaactaattctgtCCAGGAGCAGTGATTCCAGCCCCATGCTACCTTCTCATCTTTCTGCGAGTTGGCATCGTGCAAAAAGCCACATGCTTTGGAAATAGAGCATGTTATTGTGAACTCTGCAAATCAAGGCTGCTTCAGTAAATCTCAAGCATGCATGTCCAACTTCATAGTTACTAGCTAGCTGGAGAGGAAATTCTAGATGCCTTAATTACAGCATCAAAAGTACAATTTGAAGTTGGATCTTGACAAGCTTGTTACAATTATGCAAGACATTAGTTTTAACATGCTTCTCGTCATTCATTAAGCTTAATTATGTTATAATCAGTGAAACATATAtgacaaaatgatttttttttcctgtaatagGCAGCAGGCCAAGAAATGAATCAGAAGCAAGTTCAATTTTTGATGATCAGCATGCTAAAATATGAATCAGAAAGCCCTGAGTTAATTTTCTTGAATACAATGAGGATGATGACAGCAACTGATAAGTACCGTGCATATGCAAGTCTGATGAGATCAAAACAAGCCGCCTAAAGTTCTGCTACAGTTAGGCCACAGCTATGCAGAGATAAAGATGCCCTAGAAATTTATggataacttcaaaaaaaaaaaaaaaaaaatatatatatatatatatatatatatatatatatatataaaatagaattgcttgtgctgttttttttttggagcatATAACATATGCATGAAAAGTTGCACCATGAAATCGATTTCGAGATCCACGATCATTGGAGTTGTGTAAATCTTTTTTTCCCCGCAAGAATAGGAGGCACTTGTATTTTTGTTCGATTAAAATTATACCAAAGTGCTTAGAGCAATATCAGtctaaaaaatcttgaaacaaATAGGAAAAGAGTGCTTAacaaattcttaaaataaatgaacGTTGTCAAATACTCTTCcactgattttaattttttttgaattacatGAACATGTTCTAATTAAGTAATGAGTGATTGATTTGCAATCACCACAAAAAATGGGCATTTACtgttcatttcctattattgtGAGACAAATTATTATCTATTTACTTAGAATTTATTCTGTCTTTTTCTCTCACACATGTGTCTTTGGTTTTCGCTTCGGTTTGTTTAGCTCTAGCAtctgttggtttttgtttttttgttttttttggcaattttaatgttttttagaggtcaatttgagttttttttttctttcttgtgttGTCTTTTAGAAGAGTACAATGGCGATTTCATTTGCTCTAACCTGTGATTTGCTTCTTCTGAGTGCCTCTCTGACATgtaatttgcttcttttttagcctctttcattatatatatatatatatatatatatatatatatatatatatatatatatatattttaatctggAATGTTTGGATTAGTTTACGTGCACCACAACTAATTCTTGGGATCCACTGAATATTTTGCAAGCCTAATAAACATGTAAGATATTATAGAGGTGATAGGCGTGcacaataaaattcaaattcatgtgTAGAGAAAGGCAACAAGGCTTTTCTTACTGTTCAGCCACAAACTCATGTGCGCCTCTTTCATTATATTGATCAATGTTTTAGCTAGCAGTAGGTTTGTGGTTGATGTTACTGCAAAAACTAGAACATGATGGACATTCACTGTTTATTGTGATACAAATTTCTGTTTATTTACTATTAATTCATTCTTTGTCCCTTTTGCCCACCTGTGTCTTTGATTTTTGCTTCTGTTTGCTTAGGGTAATCTGGATTTTTGCAAaggtaatttgaattttttttattttctgggttgtcttttggatttattttaggggccatttgtgttttttttttttccttcatgagTTTGCCTTTTGGAAGAGCACAATGGCGATTTGATATGCTCCTACACGTAATTAATTTGCTTCTTTTTGGGTGTctcattttgtgttttttccccCCCTGTGTTATCTCGTGGAAGAGCACAAAGGCGATTTGGTGTGCTCTGACATGTGCTTTGCTGCTTTTGGATGTCTCTCTGCTTTTTGAGTGTTTCTTTGacttttaatttgctttttttagGTGTCTTTAAATGAGTTGATCCATGTTTTAGTTGAAGGTTCCTAATTGATGACATTTTTTCAATCTAATTTCTACGAGTTTCTTCATGGCATCTATCTAGATATAAATACCCCAGTAACTAATCTTTTAATTactgttaacataagttaattaAGGAGACGAATTCACTCACTTGaacagtattttttaaaagattt is part of the Populus alba chromosome 10, ASM523922v2, whole genome shotgun sequence genome and encodes:
- the LOC118043211 gene encoding alcohol acyltransferase 9, with amino-acid sequence MANSVHVKEAVVIKPSEPTPSRVLSLSALDSQLFLRFTVEYLLVFKARPGLDQSVITARVKAALAKILVPYYPLAGRVRAKPDGSSLEVVCRSQGAVFMEAVSDLAINDFDRAPRYVTQWRKLLSLNVSDVLKGAPTLVIQLTWLKGGAATLGVGFNHCVCDGIGSAEFLNSFAELAVSQNRVSDLKPQPIWDRYLFDPIKASHCYSASLIEFNRVPDLCGFTSRFSNEKLVPTSIIFDKRWLNELQKLALSTSGPVELAYTSYEVLSAHVWRSWARSLNFPSNQILKLLFSINVRNRVKPSVPTGYYGNAFVLGCAQTSVKDLSEKGLGYAAMLIKRAKERVDNEYVRSVIELVSQARACPDSVGVLIMSQWSKLGLERVDFGMGKPVHVGPICSDRYCLILPVHNQQDAVKVMVAVPASGVDKYEFLVKSPYS